One region of Flavobacterium sp. KACC 22763 genomic DNA includes:
- a CDS encoding FecR family protein, giving the protein MIKRIKHSLEFLLDKSSRGKTSSAEENLLHDFAFSEYQNSKWDNDFMGNPEIESQNIYDEIQLRIGKKRSFRPYLKYIAAASILFLLGLGFFLRPNVLNQKQITFKTSSIPKSIQLSDGSKIYLAANSSFQYPEKFNGDQRTVSLLKGNAFFEVAKDKQHPFIIHSGEIKTRVVGTSFHIQLSKLNCKVIVVTGKVNVSGKGQSVDLVPNQEALFESQKLTKQMADKAFLVNWYNQDVTLDQTTLKQVIAILQYKYGVSFEYDNKHVLATPLTVFIKKDATLENVLEQINYITNLKFKVYGEIVKVD; this is encoded by the coding sequence ATGATAAAAAGAATCAAACATAGTTTAGAATTTCTGCTGGATAAAAGTTCGCGAGGAAAGACTTCATCGGCAGAAGAAAATTTATTACATGATTTTGCTTTCAGCGAATATCAAAATTCAAAATGGGATAATGATTTTATGGGAAACCCTGAAATCGAATCTCAAAACATATATGACGAAATTCAGTTAAGAATAGGAAAGAAGAGATCTTTCCGTCCTTATTTAAAATATATAGCTGCTGCCAGCATTCTTTTTCTGCTTGGTTTAGGATTTTTCTTGAGACCAAATGTTTTAAACCAAAAACAAATCACATTTAAAACGTCATCGATTCCCAAATCTATCCAATTAAGTGACGGTTCGAAAATTTATCTGGCAGCAAATTCATCATTTCAGTATCCTGAAAAATTTAACGGTGATCAAAGAACGGTTTCTTTACTAAAAGGAAACGCGTTTTTTGAAGTTGCCAAAGACAAACAGCACCCTTTTATTATTCATTCTGGCGAAATAAAAACCAGAGTTGTAGGAACTTCTTTCCACATTCAATTATCAAAATTAAACTGTAAGGTAATTGTGGTAACTGGAAAAGTAAATGTTTCTGGAAAAGGGCAGAGTGTTGATTTAGTGCCAAACCAAGAAGCTTTATTTGAGTCTCAAAAATTGACGAAGCAAATGGCTGATAAAGCTTTTTTGGTGAATTGGTATAATCAAGATGTAACATTAGATCAAACTACTTTAAAACAAGTAATTGCCATTTTACAATATAAATACGGAGTTTCATTTGAGTATGATAATAAGCACGTATTAGCAACGCCGTTAACGGTATTCATTAAGAAGGACGCGACATTAGAAAATGTTTTGGAACAAATAAATTATATCACAAACCTAAAATTCAAAGTTTATGGCGAAATAGTAAAAGTGGATTAA
- a CDS encoding phosphatidylinositol-specific phospholipase C1-like protein, producing MKPFLFTLLFASAINFSVQAQNDNLKINQIQVIGSHNSYRHAIETDLYNLIQARDTSRSLKGLQYTHISITDQLNKGLRNLEIDIFADAKGGKYAHPKGLDIAKSEEAYDPNGLMKKPGFKVFHMPDIDFRTSCYTFEICLQELKKWSDANPNHVPVFITLEPKDGDANFFGTKPEDFTVAVFDEMDKVIRKELGKDKLITPDMVRGKYKTLEEAILNNNWPTLKEAKGRFLFLLDNNGAKRDLYALNHPSLKGRAVFINAEPGKPEAAALFRNNSEDPQIEDLVKKGYLIRTRADSDTKEARANDYSHFEVAKKSGAQIITTDYYLPSTFFNSPYQIKYDDGSYVRNNPITVP from the coding sequence ATGAAACCATTTTTGTTCACATTATTATTTGCCAGCGCTATAAATTTTAGCGTTCAAGCACAAAACGACAATCTGAAAATTAACCAAATTCAGGTTATCGGATCACATAACAGCTATCGTCACGCGATCGAAACCGACTTATATAATCTTATTCAAGCTAGAGATACTTCTCGTTCGCTTAAAGGTTTACAATACACTCACATTAGCATTACTGATCAATTGAATAAAGGTTTGCGCAATCTTGAAATTGACATTTTTGCTGACGCGAAAGGCGGAAAATATGCACACCCAAAAGGTTTGGACATTGCAAAATCTGAAGAAGCTTACGACCCAAACGGATTAATGAAAAAACCGGGGTTTAAGGTTTTTCACATGCCAGATATCGATTTTAGGACTTCTTGCTACACTTTCGAAATCTGTCTTCAGGAATTAAAAAAATGGTCTGACGCCAATCCGAATCATGTTCCTGTTTTCATCACTTTAGAACCAAAAGATGGCGATGCCAATTTCTTCGGAACAAAACCAGAAGATTTTACTGTTGCTGTTTTTGACGAAATGGACAAAGTAATCCGTAAAGAATTAGGAAAAGATAAACTCATTACGCCAGACATGGTTCGCGGGAAATATAAAACACTCGAAGAAGCGATTTTAAATAACAATTGGCCGACTTTAAAAGAAGCTAAAGGACGATTCTTATTCTTATTAGATAACAACGGCGCAAAAAGAGATTTGTACGCATTGAATCATCCGTCCCTTAAGGGACGCGCCGTTTTTATTAACGCCGAACCAGGAAAACCTGAAGCTGCAGCTTTATTTAGAAACAATTCTGAAGATCCACAAATAGAAGATTTGGTTAAAAAAGGATATTTAATAAGAACAAGAGCCGATTCTGATACCAAAGAAGCGCGCGCCAATGATTATTCTCATTTTGAAGTTGCTAAAAAATCAGGTGCACAAATCATTACAACCGATTATTATCTGCCAAGTACGTTCTTTAATTCGCCATATCAGATTAAATATGATGACGGAAGTTATGTTAGAAATAATCCTATTACAGTGCCTTAA
- a CDS encoding RNA polymerase sigma-70 factor, producing MNNPEIFELTYKQYWKKLNAFSYTMTQDKDLAQNIVQDVFVDLWERKEELNINAIEPFLFRAVKNQVFKHYQNNRFDKTILEEKFEDYIIDNFSTIDPEVMDLLYSLLDKLPEKRKEVLLMYKFQDMTIDQIAEELGISKQTVKNQISSAVKQLREGLKDLAWLAPFIIFNQKF from the coding sequence ATGAATAATCCTGAAATTTTTGAACTAACGTATAAACAATATTGGAAAAAGCTTAATGCCTTTTCTTATACGATGACTCAGGACAAAGACTTGGCGCAGAACATTGTTCAGGATGTTTTTGTGGATTTATGGGAAAGAAAAGAAGAACTGAATATTAATGCGATTGAACCTTTTTTGTTTCGCGCGGTTAAGAATCAGGTTTTCAAACATTACCAGAACAATCGTTTTGATAAGACGATTTTAGAAGAAAAATTCGAAGACTACATTATCGACAATTTTTCGACAATAGATCCAGAAGTGATGGATCTGCTTTATTCTCTATTAGACAAACTTCCAGAAAAAAGAAAAGAGGTTTTGTTGATGTATAAATTTCAAGACATGACAATCGACCAGATTGCTGAGGAACTTGGAATTTCTAAACAAACCGTAAAAAATCAGATTTCATCAGCTGTAAAACAACTTCGAGAAGGCTTAAAAGACTTGGCTTGGCTAGCTCCTTTCATTATTTTCAATCAAAAATTTTAA